In Trifolium pratense cultivar HEN17-A07 linkage group LG7, ARS_RC_1.1, whole genome shotgun sequence, a genomic segment contains:
- the LOC123899555 gene encoding receptor like protein 29-like, producing the protein MSSFLSFVVLFVFLLFTRNVIQGDYDQEMVMEEKELLGLFEVMEALLDEPDFSQTHPLPCTDTPWPGIECEVSIDDNNDTQQIFHVTKIHIGPDVLSPPCKKSAYLSKSLLKLTFLKTLSLFNCFVTSHVTLPTTLFGSFSSLEHIALQSNPKLYGEIPSSLGFVTNLRVLSLSQNSLNGSIPKEIGSLAFLEQLDLSYNNFIGQIPNEIGGLKSLTILDLSWNKFEGNLPYSIGQLQLLQKMDLSSNQLNGKLPSNVGNLKRLVLLDLSHNFFSGPIPENFQRLNLLEYLIIDDNPIKTMIPHFIGNLWNLKSLSFSRCGLFGSIPNYFSLLKNLSALSLDNNSLIGNVPKNLALLPNLDQLNISYNKLNGVLHFSNEFIEKLGKRLDVRGNNELCINDNKNLSSYLEIASCVGLRPINDKSFAEDPAGIKPSRSKSNLSSSSAYLNLHVIIFTLVLSFSFSLLNL; encoded by the coding sequence atgtcttcttttttgtcttttgttgtcctttttgtgtttcttttgtttACAAGAAATGTTATACAAGGTGATTATGATCAAGAAATGGTGATGGAAGAAAAGGAATTATTAGGATTGTTTGAAGTGATGGAAGCACTTTTAGATGAACCTGATTTTTCACAAACACATCCTTTACCTTGTACTGATACACCATGGCCAGGAATTGAGTGTGAAGTTAGCATTGATGACAACAATGATACACAACAAATCTTTCATGTCACAAAGATTCACATTGGTCCTGATGTACTCTCTCCACCTTGTAAAAAATCAGCTTATTTATCAAAATCACTTTTGAAACTCACTTTTCTAAAAACACTTTCACTTTTTAACTGTTTTGTTACTTCACATGTCACATTACCAACAACTTTGTTCGGTTCTTTTTCTTCCTTAGAACACATTGCTTTACAATCTAATCCAAAACTCTATGGAGAAATACCTTCAAGTTTAGGTTTTGTTACTAATCTTAGAGTCTTGAGCTTATCACAAAACAGCTTAAATGGAAGCATTCCTAAAGAGATTGGAAGTTTAGCTTTTCTTGAGCAACTTGATTTAAGTTATAATAATTTCATTGGTCAAATTCCCAATGAAATTGGAGGGTTGAAAAGTTTAACCATTTTGGACTTAAGTTGGAATAAATTTGAAGGGAATTTACCTTACTCTATAGGACAACttcaacttcttcaaaaaatggATTTGAGCTCAAACCAGCTTAATGGAAAATTACCTTCTAATGTTGGAAATCTCAAGAGGTTAGTCTTGCTTGATTTaagtcataatttttttagtggCCCAATTCCTGAAAATTTTCAAAGATTGAATCTTTTGGAGTATTTAATCATTGATGATAATCCCATCAAAACTATGATACCTCATTTTATAGGAAACCTTTGGAATCTAAAATCATTAAGCTTTTCAAGATGTGGATTATTTGGTTCCATACCAAATTATTTCTCTTTGTTGAAGAATCTTTCAGCTCTATCCTTAGATAACAATAGTCTCATTggaaatgtaccaaaaaatctAGCTTTGTTACCAAACTTAGATCAACTTAATATAAGCTATAATAAGTTGAATGGTGTTTTGCATTTTTCAAATGAGTTTATTGAAAAGCTTGGTAAAAGGTTAGATGTAAGAGGAAACAATGAACTTTGTATCAATGATAACAAGAACTTATCTTCATACTTGGAAATTGCATCTTGTGTGGGGTTGAGACCTATAAATGACAAATCTTTTGCTGAAGATCCAGCAGGAATTAAGCCATCACGGAGCAAAAGTAACTTAAGTTCAAGTTCAGCTTATTTGAATCTACATGTAATCATTTTTACATTGGTTTTAAGTTTTAGCTTTAGTTTACTTAATTTGTGA